One Ignavibacteriales bacterium genomic region harbors:
- a CDS encoding PKD domain-containing protein: MKKNILLIVGAILISFSSCKKSSDNPTGPEENSGKVTVGESIDLKTQSIGSTGGTIKVDKPGDKLNGMEIIVPTSAFTQTKNFKISYAEIKEHKFGPDFNPITPMIRIDYGGGYADSVMTLKLPATVPPGQFAMGFYYNEESGELEGIPVIAINDNEIVLATRHFSGNHLSNGKSLGKQLSSNGIMAPKTYVDIIAASMQTSKLFELQESGFRPGIDDWEFANYGSYIAPGGHCTGQSMTAMWYYNVHKLGMNEPSLYGRFETIPGDLWQDNPGGFRFASVVWKDQNPATRQAWLVNFNNIGTKRFSRDSLHYLAFAYAIHLTKQPQLTEIWNATGGHAMIVYKTNFRVLSIADPNFPSSYSRLISLGSDGKFIPYESKANANDPPTIYPEINYVAKSSLFSFEKIGQRWTEVENKTIGNDLFPAYQLKIKNDNDKELTDQMNTEKDTLKVYGNGPASACIGGTSYLWVQVFNDKGNKISVQADEFKGIPVIPLKAGLNKLGLYIQGRIGNDKWRFLDFKWFNIYYSSLRIDPNPIAGKPNEDVTITARTNGTAPQNAKYVWTFGDETSEVTKNNDSVVVHKFTKEGEFSVEVKLYDNSNNKLVGSATTTAKINNVNIIDILHKCTAADVTLYGDHLSSTGASFGMMMYMASNANLSTEIPVVWNGNTFTANGTFLDAIYQGAKSGSRTLQFTGTVSNDGRTMLSFSASVSASYAFYDLTTYTETEQLAGTNIQLDSFTQDPPFVLNSVIYKLKGSGVQSHMTVISGTKISKDKDGKITGESSYGSTLWNSTEYEPSIEVSFSDYW; this comes from the coding sequence ATGAAAAAAAATATTTTACTAATTGTTGGAGCAATTCTAATATCCTTTTCAAGCTGCAAAAAGAGTAGCGATAATCCAACCGGACCGGAAGAGAATTCAGGCAAAGTTACTGTTGGGGAATCAATCGATTTAAAAACTCAATCTATTGGTTCTACAGGTGGAACAATTAAAGTAGATAAACCTGGAGATAAATTAAATGGAATGGAAATCATTGTTCCAACAAGTGCATTTACACAAACAAAAAATTTCAAAATTAGTTATGCAGAAATAAAGGAGCATAAATTTGGTCCGGACTTTAATCCAATAACACCAATGATTCGAATAGACTATGGTGGCGGTTATGCTGATTCTGTTATGACTTTGAAGCTGCCTGCTACAGTTCCTCCGGGACAATTTGCAATGGGTTTCTATTACAACGAAGAATCAGGTGAGCTGGAAGGCATACCAGTTATTGCAATTAACGACAATGAAATTGTGTTGGCAACCCGGCACTTTTCTGGTAATCATTTAAGCAATGGTAAATCCTTAGGAAAACAATTAAGCAGTAATGGAATTATGGCTCCAAAGACGTATGTTGATATCATCGCCGCTTCAATGCAAACATCAAAGCTCTTCGAACTACAGGAATCTGGATTCCGGCCTGGTATAGATGATTGGGAGTTTGCGAACTACGGATCGTATATTGCGCCAGGCGGTCATTGTACAGGACAAAGCATGACGGCAATGTGGTATTATAATGTTCATAAATTGGGTATGAATGAACCATCACTATATGGGCGCTTCGAAACAATTCCGGGGGACCTTTGGCAGGATAATCCTGGAGGTTTTAGATTTGCATCAGTTGTGTGGAAAGACCAGAACCCAGCAACCCGGCAAGCTTGGCTTGTAAACTTTAATAATATTGGTACTAAAAGATTTTCCCGCGATAGTTTGCATTATCTTGCTTTTGCTTATGCAATTCATCTAACAAAGCAACCTCAGCTAACAGAGATTTGGAATGCTACTGGTGGACATGCGATGATTGTCTACAAGACGAACTTTCGTGTCTTGTCAATTGCTGATCCTAATTTTCCCTCCAGTTATTCACGTCTTATTTCGTTGGGCTCCGATGGAAAGTTTATTCCTTATGAGTCAAAGGCAAACGCTAATGATCCCCCCACGATATACCCGGAAATAAACTATGTAGCAAAGTCCTCTTTATTCTCGTTCGAAAAAATTGGACAACGCTGGACTGAAGTAGAGAATAAAACCATTGGGAATGACTTATTTCCTGCATATCAATTGAAAATAAAAAATGACAATGATAAAGAACTAACTGACCAAATGAATACAGAAAAGGATACATTGAAAGTTTATGGTAATGGTCCTGCTTCAGCATGTATTGGCGGAACGTCTTATCTGTGGGTCCAGGTTTTTAACGATAAGGGGAATAAAATTTCCGTACAGGCAGATGAATTCAAGGGAATACCTGTAATACCATTAAAAGCTGGTTTAAATAAATTAGGACTATATATACAAGGGCGTATTGGCAATGATAAATGGCGTTTTCTGGATTTCAAATGGTTCAACATTTATTATTCGTCTCTTAGAATTGATCCAAATCCAATTGCAGGTAAACCCAATGAAGATGTTACAATCACTGCAAGAACCAATGGCACTGCACCTCAAAACGCCAAGTATGTATGGACTTTCGGTGATGAAACCAGTGAGGTTACAAAGAATAATGATAGTGTTGTAGTTCATAAATTTACTAAAGAAGGTGAATTCTCTGTTGAAGTAAAATTGTATGATAATTCCAATAATAAACTTGTTGGCTCTGCAACTACCACAGCTAAAATTAATAACGTTAACATAATAGACATCTTACATAAATGCACCGCTGCTGATGTTACTTTATACGGAGATCATTTATCATCCACCGGGGCTTCTTTTGGTATGATGATGTATATGGCAAGTAATGCAAATCTTTCTACGGAAATCCCTGTTGTTTGGAACGGGAATACCTTTACCGCAAATGGTACCTTTCTGGATGCAATTTATCAGGGAGCAAAATCGGGCAGCAGAACATTACAATTTACAGGAACAGTATCAAATGATGGAAGAACAATGTTAAGCTTTTCTGCTTCTGTATCAGCAAGCTATGCTTTTTATGACCTAACTACATATACAGAGACAGAACAACTTGCCGGAACCAATATACAACTCGATTCATTTACACAAGACCCTCCATTTGTTCTTAATAGTGTTATTTATAAATTAAAGGGGAGTGGAGTTCAATCGCATATGACCGTAATTTCCGGGACAAAAATTTCTAAAGACAAAGATGGAAAAATTACCGGGGAGAGTTCATATGGTTCCACTTTGTGGAATAGTACTGAATATGAACCTTCCATTGAAGTATCTTTTTCAGATTACTGGTAG
- a CDS encoding NUDIX hydrolase N-terminal domain-containing protein, producing the protein MIPKWLIWARELQAIAQNGLTFCQNQFDEERYNSIRKIAAEIMSAHTSVDSEIIEHLFSQEKGYATPKIDVRGVVFRDNKILLVKEILDGGWTLPGGWADPNETPSQSVEREVFEESGFRVKANKLLALYDRDKQGHLPPYPFHVFKAFFYCEIVGGIETVSNETNGVDFYNLNEIQDLTLSTGRITLNQLKRFFAENETDDWQTEFD; encoded by the coding sequence ATGATCCCCAAATGGCTTATATGGGCGCGCGAGTTACAGGCAATAGCACAGAACGGTTTAACTTTTTGTCAAAATCAATTTGATGAAGAAAGATATAATTCCATCCGAAAGATTGCAGCAGAGATAATGTCTGCACACACAAGTGTCGATTCTGAAATCATCGAACATTTATTCAGCCAGGAGAAAGGTTATGCCACGCCAAAAATTGATGTTCGCGGAGTAGTATTCAGGGATAATAAAATCCTTCTGGTTAAAGAAATCCTTGATGGAGGTTGGACACTTCCGGGTGGTTGGGCAGATCCTAATGAAACACCATCCCAATCAGTTGAAAGAGAAGTTTTTGAAGAATCTGGATTTAGAGTAAAAGCTAACAAACTGCTGGCATTATATGATCGCGACAAACAAGGGCACTTGCCACCTTATCCATTCCATGTTTTTAAGGCATTTTTCTATTGCGAAATTGTGGGTGGAATAGAAACTGTAAGCAATGAAACAAACGGAGTCGATTTCTATAACTTAAATGAAATTCAAGACCTTACTTTATCAACAGGAAGAATAACCCTCAATCAATTAAAAAGATTTTTTGCTGAGAATGAAACCGACGACTGGCAAACTGAATTTGATTAA
- a CDS encoding PKD domain-containing protein: MKKIYNLKTILFVSLTAASVIIWYSFSMKANIPSFKEMVKASAPEELNEAKERDEYFQMLLRDPATGKIPPSIRKRELQFAKLMSEKNKLNKVFSTQSLNWKEAGPYDVGGRTRALAVDITNSNTIIAGGISGGIWKSTDNGQTWKIKSTTSQLLSVTSLAQDPRAGHTDTWYYTTGEFSSNSATDQGFTAFFFGNGVFKSTDNGESWNVLQSTTSPNPTAWDGDFDYAIKVVVHPVSGNVYVAENGAGIFRSKDGGNTFTNVLGGTNEHIFSDVAVSSDGKLAAIISVPFQGVTAKDNPGIYKSVNDGDNWTNITPNNFPQSHYRSVLAFAPSNTNVFYSFTNTGNVDAKGREDVRFYKLNFGTGAAEDRTSNLPDFSAQGGVAEKNGFLTTQGNYDMVLAVKPDDENFILIAGTCLFRTTDGFATKPTDMKNTWIGGYNTVTFGYPNFHPDIHSFAFDPTNPNKMWWGNDGGLTYTTDVRNNSFADYFPWEKKNNGYNVTQFYMVAIPDKPNDNRLMGGAQDNGSPFFTFDGTTTSASTDVSSGDGSYAYFGQDFAYTSSQKGNVVRVTYDNLGKPDFNLGWSSILPKNATNQLFITPFVVDPVDENVMYYPASNVLWRNNQLGSIPNFEQSGTTVGWSQMTVSVPEGYLISTLMASKNPGHVLYYGLSSRQDPPKIYRLENSNTANGPGQEISVPNSAQGAYVHHIAVNPDDANEIIVVYSNYNVVGLYHSSNGGQTYEPIEGNLEGTQQNPGPSIRAASILPTNNGNLYLVATSIGVFSTSQLNGANTNWVQEGANEIGNVVVNYIASRKSDGKIVAATHGRGMFVTNSGSSTGNAVASVNSQQLNVEAKPGQKGSTNFILSNTGTADLNFNITANGRLASSFKPNTAMINVLAKPVPSGFSFSNNSSGNKPGYVNNDSRKFELKKSSPTSGLGTDILVLDDGNQTSDDFFGWGTGSNFAWVNEFDLGTKGLTMDSFEFYMRTETALTNDVYVAVMDDALVKIAEGTITFNLSSQGEWLTVNLNPALNFTAGKKFYILVETDFSFIAFPAGVDKNGLVTGKSFYVNEAGTALVDLSGTNGFQNGAFLIRAVGTLAGGGGNQNPTAIASVSKTTAQVGESINFDASQSFDNDGQIVQYSWNFGDQTTSSQKMETHSYNQPNVYTFTLTVTDDKGGTGQTQAQITVTGGGNSKLTAIPSSGSIAPGGSMRINIIYDANGVPEGNYQGQVIINSNGGNITLPVSILVNANAVGVDDVADAPKEFFLKQNFPNPFNPTTIIKYSIPQEQHVKIIVYDINGKEVSELVNSKQSAGTYEIAWDGKNRFGNSVSSGVYFYSINSGSFTQTRKMVLMR; this comes from the coding sequence ATGAAAAAAATATACAACCTAAAAACAATTCTATTTGTTTCTTTAACTGCTGCTTCAGTTATTATTTGGTATTCCTTTTCTATGAAAGCAAATATACCATCATTTAAAGAGATGGTTAAAGCATCCGCACCGGAAGAGTTGAATGAAGCAAAGGAAAGGGACGAATATTTCCAGATGCTGCTTAGAGATCCAGCAACTGGAAAAATACCTCCAAGCATAAGAAAACGCGAATTGCAATTTGCAAAACTTATGTCAGAAAAAAACAAATTGAACAAAGTTTTTTCAACGCAATCACTAAATTGGAAGGAAGCAGGTCCCTACGATGTTGGCGGGAGGACACGCGCTCTTGCAGTGGATATTACTAATTCAAATACAATTATTGCCGGCGGTATTTCCGGAGGAATATGGAAATCAACAGACAACGGACAAACCTGGAAAATTAAAAGCACTACCAGCCAGTTGTTAAGTGTTACATCTCTTGCCCAGGATCCACGAGCTGGACATACAGATACCTGGTATTATACAACTGGTGAATTCTCTTCCAATTCAGCTACTGACCAGGGCTTTACTGCATTTTTCTTTGGCAACGGAGTATTTAAATCTACAGATAATGGTGAAAGCTGGAATGTTTTACAAAGTACAACAAGTCCAAATCCAACAGCATGGGATGGTGACTTTGATTATGCTATAAAAGTTGTTGTGCATCCAGTTTCTGGAAATGTGTATGTGGCAGAAAACGGTGCTGGAATTTTTAGATCAAAAGATGGTGGTAATACGTTTACAAATGTTCTTGGTGGAACTAATGAGCATATATTTAGTGATGTTGCGGTATCTTCCGATGGCAAATTAGCGGCAATTATTTCAGTTCCATTCCAAGGAGTTACAGCTAAAGATAATCCGGGTATTTACAAATCAGTTAATGATGGGGACAATTGGACAAACATTACACCAAATAATTTTCCTCAGAGTCATTATCGCAGCGTATTAGCGTTTGCTCCTTCAAATACAAATGTGTTTTATTCTTTTACCAACACTGGCAATGTTGATGCAAAAGGTCGCGAAGATGTGCGGTTTTATAAATTAAATTTTGGTACAGGCGCAGCAGAAGATAGAACTAGCAATCTTCCTGACTTTTCAGCCCAAGGTGGGGTTGCAGAAAAAAATGGTTTTTTAACTACACAGGGTAATTATGATATGGTACTTGCAGTTAAGCCTGATGATGAAAATTTTATTTTGATTGCCGGTACATGTTTATTCAGAACTACAGATGGATTTGCTACAAAACCAACTGATATGAAAAACACCTGGATTGGAGGATATAATACTGTAACTTTTGGTTATCCTAACTTTCATCCAGATATTCATTCATTTGCTTTCGATCCAACCAATCCTAATAAAATGTGGTGGGGTAATGATGGTGGTTTAACTTACACAACAGATGTAAGAAATAATTCCTTTGCCGATTATTTTCCCTGGGAAAAGAAAAATAATGGTTACAATGTAACACAATTTTATATGGTTGCAATACCGGATAAACCAAATGATAATCGCTTAATGGGTGGTGCACAGGATAATGGCAGTCCGTTCTTTACTTTTGATGGTACAACAACAAGTGCCTCTACTGATGTAAGTTCAGGTGATGGTTCTTATGCTTATTTTGGGCAGGACTTTGCTTATACTTCATCTCAAAAAGGTAACGTTGTTAGAGTTACTTATGACAATCTGGGTAAGCCTGATTTTAATTTAGGCTGGTCTTCTATATTACCTAAAAATGCCACTAACCAACTTTTTATTACACCTTTTGTTGTCGATCCTGTTGATGAAAATGTAATGTATTATCCGGCTTCAAATGTATTATGGAGAAATAATCAGCTTGGCAGCATTCCCAATTTTGAACAATCAGGAACAACAGTTGGCTGGTCTCAAATGACAGTTAGTGTTCCCGAAGGATATTTAATTTCAACATTAATGGCTTCCAAAAATCCTGGACACGTTTTATATTATGGATTAAGCAGCCGGCAAGATCCACCTAAAATTTATCGTCTCGAAAATTCAAATACAGCAAATGGACCTGGACAGGAAATATCAGTTCCAAATTCTGCACAAGGAGCGTATGTTCATCATATTGCAGTAAATCCGGATGATGCAAATGAAATTATTGTTGTGTATTCAAATTATAATGTTGTTGGACTTTATCATTCCTCTAACGGTGGGCAAACTTACGAACCCATTGAAGGTAACCTGGAAGGCACACAACAAAACCCGGGACCGTCAATCAGAGCGGCATCAATTTTACCAACTAACAATGGTAACCTTTATTTGGTGGCAACCAGTATTGGTGTTTTTTCAACTTCCCAATTGAACGGTGCAAACACTAACTGGGTGCAGGAAGGAGCAAATGAAATTGGAAATGTAGTAGTTAATTATATCGCTTCCAGAAAGTCTGATGGAAAGATAGTTGCCGCAACACATGGCAGAGGTATGTTTGTTACAAATTCGGGCAGCAGTACGGGAAATGCAGTTGCATCTGTTAACTCACAGCAATTAAATGTAGAAGCAAAGCCAGGACAAAAAGGCTCCACTAATTTTATTTTATCCAACACAGGCACCGCGGATTTGAACTTTAATATTACAGCAAATGGTAGATTGGCTTCTTCATTCAAACCAAATACTGCAATGATTAATGTGCTTGCCAAACCAGTACCTTCGGGATTTAGTTTTTCAAATAATAGCTCTGGTAATAAGCCAGGTTATGTTAATAATGACAGCAGAAAATTCGAATTGAAAAAATCCTCACCTACATCTGGTTTAGGGACTGATATTCTTGTTCTTGATGATGGTAATCAAACATCCGATGATTTTTTTGGTTGGGGTACCGGAAGTAATTTTGCCTGGGTTAATGAATTTGATCTGGGTACAAAAGGATTAACTATGGACAGCTTTGAGTTTTATATGCGCACAGAAACAGCTTTAACAAACGATGTGTATGTGGCAGTTATGGATGACGCATTAGTAAAAATTGCTGAAGGAACTATAACCTTTAATTTATCTTCTCAGGGTGAATGGCTTACAGTTAATCTTAATCCCGCACTAAATTTTACGGCAGGTAAAAAGTTTTACATTTTAGTAGAAACAGATTTCAGTTTTATTGCTTTTCCGGCTGGTGTAGATAAGAATGGACTTGTAACAGGAAAGAGTTTCTATGTAAATGAAGCAGGTACCGCTCTTGTAGATCTTAGTGGAACAAATGGATTTCAGAATGGTGCTTTTCTAATAAGAGCAGTTGGAACATTGGCTGGTGGAGGTGGAAATCAAAATCCTACTGCAATTGCATCTGTTTCTAAAACTACAGCACAGGTTGGCGAATCGATTAATTTTGATGCTTCACAGTCTTTTGATAATGATGGACAAATCGTGCAGTATTCCTGGAATTTTGGTGATCAGACTACAAGCAGTCAAAAAATGGAAACTCATTCCTATAATCAACCGAATGTTTACACATTTACTTTAACTGTAACTGATGACAAAGGAGGGACAGGACAAACCCAGGCACAAATTACAGTAACCGGTGGAGGTAACAGCAAACTAACGGCAATTCCTTCAAGTGGTTCAATTGCACCAGGTGGTTCTATGCGCATCAATATCATTTACGATGCTAATGGAGTACCCGAAGGTAATTATCAGGGACAGGTTATAATTAATAGTAATGGTGGAAATATAACTCTTCCTGTTAGTATTCTTGTTAATGCTAATGCAGTTGGAGTTGATGATGTTGCTGACGCTCCAAAGGAATTTTTCTTAAAACAAAATTTTCCAAATCCATTTAATCCTACAACAATTATAAAATACAGCATTCCACAAGAGCAGCATGTTAAAATTATTGTGTACGATATAAATGGTAAAGAAGTTTCTGAGTTAGTTAATTCTAAGCAATCTGCTGGTACCTATGAGATTGCCTGGGATGGAAAGAATCGTTTTGGTAATTCTGTTTCCAGTGGAGTTTATTTTTATTCAATAAATTCCGGTAGTTTTACACAAACACGTAAAATGGTTTTAATGAGGTAA
- a CDS encoding M24 family metallopeptidase → MAEFDLKKIQSILTKMNFDAWLFYDFRGSNDLAHQILNISPDAHLTRRLFYFVPKNGTPIKILNGIEAFHLDHLPGDKLTYSSHASLHQSLTKILSNVKVVAMEYSPMNAIPYVSKVDAGTIEYLRTFGIEIKSSCDLISMFGAQWTEEQFVENKVAAKALYDIVNLSFNFIKSEILAGKTLNEYTVQQFILAEFKKRNMITDSDPIVAVNENSANPHYAPDKETHKNINHDDFVLIDLWAKKNTPKATMADITWTGFLGNSVPDRYKHIFDIVSTARDAAFNLVKERFAEGKEVRGFEVDDAARKVIEDAGYGEFYIHRTGHSITTETHGSGAHMDNFETKDERLILPSTSFSIEPGIYLLEDFGVRSEIDVFITSDGRVICTGGERQKEVVAILK, encoded by the coding sequence ATGGCAGAATTTGATCTTAAGAAAATCCAGAGCATTCTTACCAAAATGAATTTTGATGCGTGGCTGTTTTATGATTTCCGAGGTTCTAACGATTTAGCTCATCAGATATTAAACATTTCACCAGATGCTCATCTTACAAGAAGATTGTTTTACTTTGTTCCTAAGAACGGTACACCAATAAAAATATTAAATGGTATTGAAGCTTTTCATTTGGATCACCTGCCTGGTGATAAACTTACTTACTCATCGCATGCATCATTACATCAATCTCTTACAAAAATTCTTTCAAATGTAAAAGTTGTAGCGATGGAATATTCTCCGATGAATGCAATTCCATACGTTTCTAAAGTGGATGCGGGAACAATAGAATACCTTCGAACATTTGGAATCGAAATTAAAAGCAGTTGCGATTTGATTTCAATGTTTGGCGCACAATGGACTGAGGAACAATTCGTGGAAAACAAAGTAGCAGCAAAAGCCTTGTATGATATTGTTAATTTGTCTTTCAACTTTATTAAATCTGAAATTCTTGCAGGAAAAACATTAAACGAATACACGGTTCAACAATTTATTCTTGCTGAATTTAAAAAGAGAAATATGATAACAGATTCTGATCCGATAGTTGCAGTAAATGAAAATAGCGCAAACCCACATTACGCCCCGGATAAAGAAACACATAAGAATATTAATCACGATGATTTTGTTCTGATCGATCTTTGGGCTAAGAAGAACACTCCAAAAGCAACAATGGCAGATATAACATGGACTGGTTTTCTTGGTAATTCTGTTCCAGATCGGTATAAACATATTTTTGATATTGTTTCAACGGCAAGGGATGCGGCTTTTAATTTGGTTAAGGAAAGATTTGCTGAAGGAAAAGAAGTTCGTGGGTTTGAAGTGGATGACGCAGCAAGAAAAGTAATTGAAGATGCTGGCTATGGCGAATTTTACATCCACAGAACCGGACACTCAATTACAACGGAAACACACGGCAGTGGAGCTCATATGGATAACTTCGAAACTAAAGATGAAAGACTGATTTTACCATCAACTTCCTTTTCCATTGAACCTGGTATTTATTTATTGGAGGATTTTGGTGTGAGAAGCGAAATTGATGTTTTTATTACTTCGGATGGTAGAGTAATTTGTACTGGAGGTGAAAGGCAAAAGGAAGTTGTGGCTATTTTAAAGTAA